In one window of Thalassophryne amazonica chromosome 9, fThaAma1.1, whole genome shotgun sequence DNA:
- the med31 gene encoding mediator of RNA polymerase II transcription subunit 31, producing METDEQARNRFQSELEFVQCLANPNYLNFLAQRGFLRERTFINYLKYLLYWKEPDYAKFLKYPHCLHMLELLQYEHFRKELVNAQCAKFIDEQQLLHWQHYSRKRTRLQQALAEQQQTQQQPPPHGNAATK from the exons ATGGAAACAG ACGAACAGGCCAGGAACCGTTTccagtcagagctggagttcgTCCAGTGTTTGGCCAATCCCAACTACCTGAACT TTTTGGCTCAGAGGGGTTTCCTGAGGGAGAGAACTTTCATTAACTACTTGAAGTACCTGCTGTACTGGAAGGAACCAGACTATGCCAAGTTCCTCAA GTATCCACACTGCTTACACATGCTGGAGCTGCTGCAGTACGAACACTTCCGGAAGGAGCTGGTCAACGCTCAGTGCGCCAAGTTCATCGACGAGCAGCAGCTGCTGCACTGGCAGCATTACTCCAGGAAACGCACCCGGCTGCAGCAGGCGCTGGCTGAGCAGCAGCAGACGCAGCAGCAGCCACCGCCGCATGGGAACGCCGCCACAAAGTGA